A window of Ananas comosus cultivar F153 linkage group 4, ASM154086v1, whole genome shotgun sequence contains these coding sequences:
- the LOC109709120 gene encoding uncharacterized protein LOC109709120, with the protein MAEGIAFDLVKGVLGKLGSALGDEIGLLRSFKDDADDLRSNFSAIQAVLLDAEERSSAGKESHALRHWLRKLKDAAYDADDLLDEIRTQQQYPEVQNHQHQPAGKVRGFLSRANPMHLKFKVKMAHRMKALREKIGKIAKQRHDFGLAEAGPGRQAEFKRPDTYSVVDEKTIVGRDGDKEEIVKLLLETGGDHDVSVIPIVGLGGLGKTTLAQMAFNDGRVTDQQCFDLWVWVCVSTDFDMKTIAKPVISAAGENCALDNSDAVASCLVRIFSQKRFLLVLDDVWNEDQEKWENLKVLFKDSKKGSKILVTTRSKKVATIMKTVEPHHVKVLSDDDCWTLFKRRAFEKGEENDYPSLVEIGKQIVEKCGGLPLAANALGSMMRFKRTENEWSATRDSEIWRLEEGTILPSLKLSYIQMPSALKQCFAYCSIFPKDYEIDKDDLIRQWIALGFISSHETWTSMEDIGNEYFNDLLWMSFLQDVEENYRGVTCCRMHDLVHDLAQSVAKEEVAVISAEESARIPEGCRYASIHSRFTPQVSITVMQRLRALQFRESGSPIMTLYSEAKWLRLLDLHDSKISMLXSIGATFVLRRIRQQHARAMAEGIAFELVTGVLGKLGSALGDEIGLLRSFKDDADDLRSNFSAIQAVLLDAEERSSAGKESHALRDWLRKLKDAAYDADDLLDEIRTQQQYPEVQNHQHQPAGKVRGFLSRANPMHLKFKVKMAHRMKALREKIGKIAKQRHDFGLAEAGPLGQAEFKRPETFSVVDEKTIVGRDGDKEEIVNLLLETNSDHDVSVIPIVGLGGLGKTTLAQLAYNDERVTDELVTGQKRFDLRVWVCVSTDFHMKTIAKPVISAAGENCALDNSDAVATCLVRIFSQKRFLLVLDDVWNEDQNKWKELNVVFKNSKKGSKVLVTTRSEKVAEIMKTVKPHRVKGLSDDDCWTLFKRRVFDDGEENYYPSLVAIGKQIVKKCGGVPLAANALGSMMRFKSRTEDAWSAIRDSEIWSLKEEKTILPSLKLSYIQMPSALKHFAYCSIFPKDYEIDKDDLIRQWIALGFISSHETWTSTEDIGNEYFNNLLWMSFLQDVKENYRKVTTCRMHDLVHDLAQSVAREEVAAIVGKESTGFPEGCRYASIHSSFMPQIPTTVVRRLRALQFRKSGSLIMDFYSDAKCLCLLDLHGSKISMLPSSIGKLKLIXRYLNLSKNSIQELPESTTSLCNLQTLNLSRCREIRTLPKFLGRLTNLRILDLGGCLSLTILDSISNLQNLYTLDLSWCQKVISLEPICHLKNLHDLNLSCLKSLVALPESIGSLQNLRILNLSWCYSLLSLPSSLCHLKNLHRCSSLESLPSSLCHLKNLHHLNLSCLNSLVALPESIGSLQNLHILNVSECSSLESLPSSSSDLQHLEKLDIRDCGKLCELPKMIQKLTKLRVLLNNNCSELKGMPRGIGKLVSLQELSVFVVGKQDRVEHCASISELEHLKLVGQLRIKGLENVTSPVDAKAANLIEKNLRSLKLEWNVLSAEEAVLENLQPHQKLENLEIGGYGGGKFPSWMMNRIGSCLPNLVKIKLANMPGCSSLPQLGQLPFLEELTIRNMPAVTNLGVDKFPALTTLELSSMPELREWVTVLTVDDEEGRRERVPIFPRLTQLWLKGCPQLRPEPCVPPSVKYLTISRASKENLSLILERAMPFGGGDAAVSPQPPPDKGLRDLVINECQQLTCLPESLRGLTSLQRLRISDCEDLERIEDWLGELSDLQSLEIWECSSLRYLPAHKMTTLQELDINKCPLLFDADGRFVDTSVDHIKNVEVDGSMNISVFFXLCNLQALNLSGCREIRTLPKFLGRLTNLRILDLRDCPSLTIPDSISNLQNLYALNLSLCKNVISLEPICHLKNLHYLDLSYLDSLVALPESIGSLQNLRGLNLSSCSSLEWLPSSLCHLKNLHLLNLSNLESLVALPECIGSLQNLRILSLFGCSSLKSLPSSLCDLKNLHDLNLSRLKSLVALPESIGSLQNLRILNVSKCYSLLSLPSSSSDLQHLEKLDISGCKKLCELPKMIRKLTKLRVLLNNKCSELKGMPRGISKLVSLQELSVFVVGKQDRVEHCASISELEHLKLVGELEIKGLENVTSPVHAKAANLIEKNLRNLKLEWKVLSAEEGTDSTVLPVEEIETVLENLQPHQKLENLKIEGYGGGKFPSWMMNRIGSCLPNLLQIELADMPGCSSLPQLGQLPFLKELTIRNMPAVTNLGVDKFPALTRLDLSSMPVLREWVTVLTVDDEEGRRERVPIFPRLTGLWLKECPQLRPEPCLPPSVLIMIISRTSSENLSLILERATPFGDGNAAVSHQPPPDKGLQDLVINECQQLTCLPESLRGLTSLQRLDIWGCHDLGRIEDWLGELSDLQSLTISKCRSLRYLPARKMAALQMLSIGNCPLLFDADGQFVDTSVDHIKEVYVNGSSYRYKKQASSSPQEEESSAKEEKKIG; encoded by the exons ATCCGGACGCAACAGCAGTATCCCGAGGTGCAGAATCATCAACACCAGCCAGCTGGAAAGGTACGTGGATTTCTGTCCCGCGCTAATCCGATGCATCTGAAGTTTAAGGTCAAGATGGCGCACAGGATGAAAGCGCTCCGAGAAAAGATCGGTAAGATCGCGAAACAGAGGCATGATTTCGGTCTTGCCGAAGCTGGCCCTGGTCGGCAGGCTGAGTTCAAACGCCCTGACACATATTCAGTCGTCGACGAAAAGACAATAGTTGGGAGAGATGGTGATAAAGAGGAAATTGTGAAGCTCCTGTTAGAGACGGGCGGCGATCACGACGTGTCGGTCATTCCGATAGTGGGATTGGGAGGATTGGGGAAGACGACGCTCGCTCAGATGGCCTTCAACGACGGGCGGGTTACGGATCAGCAGTGCTTTGATCTATGGGTGTGGGTCTGCGTGTCTACTGATTTCGACATGAAGACGATTGCAAAGCCGGTGATATCTGCAGCCGGAGAGAATTGTGCTCTTGATAACTCGGATGCCGTCGCCAGTTGTCTTGTTAGGATCTTTAGCCAGAAGAGATTTTTGCTGGTGCTGGACGATGTATGGAACGAAGATCAGGAAAAGTGGGAGAATTTGAAGGTCTTATTTAAGGACAGCAAGAAGGGAAGTAAAATTTTAGTCACCACGCGGAGCAAGAAGGTTGCCACGATAATGAAAACAGTCGAACCACACCATGTGAAAGTCTTATCAGATGATGATTGTTGGACATTGTTCAAAAGACGGGCATTCGAGAAAGGGGAAGAGAACGACTATCCGAGTTTGGTGGAAATTGGAAAGCAGATAGTAGAGAAGTGTGGTGGCTTGCCTTTAGCAGCAAATGCCTTAGGAAGTATGATGCGCTTTAAGAGGACAGAGAATGAATGGTCCGCTACTAGAGATAGCGAAATATGGAGGTTGGAAGAAGGAACTATTTTACCATCATTAAAATTGAGCTACATTCAGATGCCGTCGGCTTTGAAGCAGTGCTTTGCTTACTGCTCCATTTTCCCCAAAGACTATGAGATTGACAAGGATGACTTGATCCGGCAGTGGATTGCTTTAGGCTTCATTTCATCGCATGAAACATGGACTTCGATGGAAGATATCGGGAATGAGTACTTTAACGATCTATTATGGATGTCTTTCCTTCAGGACGTGGAGGAGAATTATAGAGGGGTCACCTGCTGCCGGATGCATGATTTAGTGCACGACCTCGCACAATCTGTGGCAAAAGAAGAAGTTGCTGTTATAAGTGCAGAAGAGTCAGCAAGGATCCCAGAAGGTTGCCGCTATGCATCAATACACAGTCGTTTCACGCCACAGGTTTCAATTACCGTAATGCAAAGGTTGCGAGCTCTTCAATTTAGGGAATCTGGTTCACCTATTATGACTCTTTATAGCGAGGCAAAATGGTTACGCCTGTTGGATTTACATGATTCCAAAATTTCTATGTTGNAAAGCATTGGCGC GACGTTCGTATTGAGAAGGATTAGGCAGCAGCACGCGCGCGCGATGGCGGAGGGGATCGCATTCGAATTGGTGACGGGAGTGCTGGGCAAGCTGGGCTCCGCTCTCGGGGACGAAATCGGGCTGCTGCGGAGCTTCAAGGACGACGCGGACGACCTCCGAAGCAACTTCTCTGCGATCCAGGCGGTGCTTCTCGACGCCGAGGAGCGAAGCAGCGCTGGGAAGGAGAGCCACGCTCTGCGCGACTGGCTGCGCAAACTGAAGGACGCCGCCTACGACGCCGACGACCTGCTGGACGAGATCCGGACGCAACAGCAGTACCCCGAGGTGCAGAATCATCAACACCAGCCAGCTGGAAAGGTACGTGGATTTCTGTCCCGCGCTAATCCGATGCATCTGAAGTTTAAGGTCAAGATGGCGCACAGGATGAAAGCGCTCAGAGAAAAGATCGGTAAGATCGCGAAACAGAGGCATGATTTCGGTCTTGCCGAAGCTGGCCCTCTTGGACAGGCTGAGTTCAAGCGCCCTGAGACATTCTCGGTCGTCGACGAAAAGACAATAGTGGGGAGAGATGGTGATAAAGAGGAAATTGTGAACCTTCTCCTAGAGACTAACAGCGATCACGACGTGTCGGTCATTCCGATCGTGGGATTGGGGGGATTGGGGAAGACGACGCTTGCTCAGCTGGCCTACAACGACGAGCGGGTTACGGACGAGCTGGTTACGGGCCAGAAGCGCTTTGATCTACGGGTGTGGGTCTGCGTGTCTACCGATTTCCACATGAAGACGATTGCAAAGCCGGTGATATCTGCAGCTGGAGAAAATTGTGCTCTTGATAACTCGGATGCCGTTGCCACTTGCCTTGTCAGGATCTTTAGCCAGAAGAGATTTTTGCTGGTGCTGGATGATGTATGGAACGAAGATCAGAATAAGTGGAAGGAATTGAATGTTGTATTTAAGAACAGCAAGAAGGGAAGTAAAGTCTTAGTGACCACGCGGAGCGAAAAGGTTGCCGAGATAATGAAAACAGTCAAACCGCACCGTGTGAAAGGCTTATCAGATGATGATTGTTGGACATTGTTCAAAAGACGGGTATTCGATGATGGGGAAGAGAACTACTATCCGAGTTTGGTCGCAATCGGAAAGCAGATAGTTAAGAAGTGCGGCGGTGTGCCGTTAGCAGCAAATGCTTTAGGAAGTATGATGCGCTTTAAGAGCAGGACAGAGGATGCATGGTCCGCTATTAGAGATAGCGAAATTTGGAGTctgaaagaagagaaaactaTTTTACCATCGTTAAAGTTGAGCTACATTCAGATGCCGTCGGCTTTGAAGCA CTTTGCTTACTGCTCCATATTCCCCAAAGACTATGAGATTGACAAGGATGACTTGATCCGGCAATGGATTGCTTTAGGCTTCATTTCATCGCATGAAACATGGACTTCGACGGAAGATATTGGGAATGAGTACTTTAACAATCTATTATGGATGTCTTTCCTTCAAGACGTGAAGGAAAATTATAGAAAGGTTACCACCTGTCGGATGCATGATTTAGTGCACGACCTCGCACAATCTGTAGCAAGAGAAGAAGTTGCTGCTATAGTTGGAAAAGAGTCAACAGGGTTCCCGGAAGGTTGTCGCTATGCATCAATACACAGTAGTTTCATGCCACAGATTCCAACCACAGTAGTGCGGAGGTTGCGAGCTCTTCAATTTAGGAAATCTGGTTCACTTATTATGGATTTTTATAGCGATGCAAAATGCTTATGCCTGTTGGATTTACATGGTTCCAAAATTTCTATGCTGCCAAGCTCAATCGGTAAGTTGAAGCTCATANTAAGATACCTCAACCTTTCGAAGAACAGTATACAAGAATTGCCTGAATCAACTACCAGCCTCTGCAACTTGCAAACCTTGAATCTTTCACGCTGCCGCGAGATCCGTACATTACCCAAATTTCTAGGAAGGCTTACGAATTTGCGGATTTTAGATTTAGGAGGTTGCCTATCTCTGACAATACTGGACTCCATTAGCAACCTTCAGAATTTGTACACACTAGATTTGAGTTGGTGCCAAAAGGTGATATCACTTGAACCTATATGTCACCTCAAAAACCTGCATGACTTAAACCTATCATGTCTAAAATCTTTGGTGGCATTACCTGAATCCATTGGGAGCCTTCAAAACTTGCGTATTCTGAACCTTTCTTGGTGCTATTCCCTACTATCATTACCCTCATCGTTATGTCACCTCAAAAACCTGCATAGGTGCTCTTCTCTAGAATCGTTACCCTCATCGTTATGTCACCTCAAAAACCTGCATCACTTAAACCTATCGTGTCTAAATTCTTTGGTGGCATTACCTGAATCCATTGGGAGCCTTCAAAACTTGCATATTCTGAACGTTTCTGAATGCTCGTCTCTAGAATCATTACCCTCATCGTCAAGTGATCTTCAGCATTTAGAGAAACTCGACATCCGTGATTGTGGAAAATTATGTGAGCTGCCTAAAATGATCCAAAAGCTGACCAAACTTAGAGTCTTGTTAAACAACAATTGCTCGGAATTGAAGGGCATGCCCCGAGGGATCGGCAAGTTAGTTAGCTTGCAGGAATTGTCCGTTTTTGTCGTCGGCAAGCAAGACCGCGTCGAACATTGTGCCAGCATCTCTGAGCTAGAGCACTTGAAGCTTGTCGGCCAGCTGCGGATCAAGGGTCTCGAGAATGTGACGAGTCCGGTTGATGCCAAGGCTGCAAATTTGATAGAGAAGAACCTGCGGTCTTTGAAGTTGGAATGGAACGTTTTAAGCGCAGAAGAAGCCGTGTTAGAAAATCTTCAACCACATCAAAAGCTAGAGAATTTGGAAATAGGAGGCTATGGAGGCGGGAAGTTTCCTAGCTGGATGATGAACAGGATTGGCTCGTGCCTCCCAAATCTCGTTAAAATCAAACTAGCGAATATGCCCGGATGCAGCTCACTTCCGCAGCTGGGGCAACTTCCTTTTCTTGAAGAACTGACTATACGAAACATGCCCGCGGTAACAAATTTGGGCGTAGATAAGTTCCCTGCGCTGACGACACTTGAGTTGTCCTCCATGCCGGAGCTGCGAGAATGGGTGACTGTGTTGACGGTGGATGACGAAGAAGGCAGGCGAGAGCGAGTTCCCATTTTTCCGCGTCTCACTCAATTGTGGCTTAAAGGATGTCCTCAATTGAGGCCGGAGCCTTGCGTCCCGCCATCGGTTAAGTATCtgaccatttctagagcaagcAAGGAGAATCTATCGTTGATACTCGAACGCGCGATGCCATTTGGAGGCGGTGATGCCGCCGTTTCACCCCAACCGCCACCAGATAAGGGGCTGCGGGATCTAGTAATAAACGAATGTCAGCAGCTTACCTGTTTGCCCGAGAGCTTGCGGGGTCTCACGTCCCTCCAGCGGCTGAGAATATCTGATTGTGAAGATCTTGAGAGAATTGAAGATTGGCTCGGGGAGCTCTCCGACCTGCAGTCCTTGGAGATCTGGGAGTGCAGCAGTCTCCGTTACTTGCCTGCGCACAAGATGACCACACTTCAGGAGTTAGATATTAACAAGTGCCCCCTGTTGTTCGATGCGGACGGACGATTTGTCGACACCAGTGTCGATCACATCAAAAATGTCGAAGTTGATGGGAG CATGAACATCTCGGTTTTTTTTTTNCTCTGCAACTTGCAAGCCTTGAATCTTTCAGGCTGCCGTGAGATCCGTACATTACCCAAATTTCTAGGAAGGCTTACGAATTTGCGGATTTTAGATTTAAGGGATTGCCCATCTCTGACAATACCTGACTCCATTAGCAACCTGCAGAATTTGTATGCACTAAATTTGAGTTTGTGCAAAAACGTGATATCACTTGAACCTATATGTCACCTCAAAAACCTGCATTACCTAGACCTATCATATCTAGATTCTTTGGTGGCATTACCTGAATCCATTGGAAGCCTTCAAAATTTGCGTGGTCTCAACCTTTCTAGCTGCTCTTCTCTAGAATGGTTACCCTCATCATTATGTCACCTCAAAAACCTGCATCTCTTAAACCTATCAAATCTAGAATCTTTGGTGGCATTACCTGAATGCATTGGGAGCCTTCAAAACTTGCGTATTttgagcctttttggctgctctTCTCTAAAATCATTACCCTCATCATTATGTGATCTCAAAAACCTGCATGACTTAAACCTATCACGTCTAAAATCTTTGGTGGCATTACCTGAATCCATTGGGAGCCTTCAAAACTTGCGTATTCTGAATGTTTCTAAATGCTATTCTCTACTATCGTTACCCTCATCGTCAAGTGATCTTCAGCATTTAGAGAAACTCGACATCAGTGGTTGTAAAAAATTATGTGAGCTGCCTAAAATGATCCGAAAGCTGACCAAACTTAGGGTCTTGTTAAACAACAAGTGCTCAGAATTGAAGGGCATGCCCCGAGGGATCAGCAAGTTAGTTAGCTTGCAGGAATTGTCCGTTTTTGTCGTCGGCAAGCAAGACCGCGTGGAACATTGTGCCAGCATCTCTGAGCTCGAGCACCTTAAGCTTGTCGGCGAGCTGGAGATCAAGGGTCTTGAAAATGTGACGAGTCCGGTTCATGCCAAGGCTGCAAATTTGATAGAGAAGAACCTGCGGAATTTGAAGTTGGAATGGAAAGTTTTAAGTGCGGAAGAAGGCACGGATAGTACTGTACTACCGGTGGAAGAGATCGAAACCGTGCTTGAAAATCTTCAACCACATCAAAAGCTAGAGAATTTGAAAATAGAAGGCTATGGAGGCGGGAAGTTTCCTAGCTGGATGATGAATAGGATTGGCTCGTGCCTCCCTAATCTACTTCAAATCGAACTAGCGGATATGCCCGGATGCAGCTCACTTCCGCAGCTGGGGCAACTTCCTTTTCTTAAAGAACTAACTATACGAAATATGCCCGCAGTAACAAATTTGGGGGTAGATAAGTTCCCTGCGCTGACGAGACTTGACTTGTCCTCCATGCCGGTGCTGCGAGAATGGGTGACTGTGTTGACGGTGGACGACGAAGAAGGCAGGCGAGAGCGAGTTCCCATTTTTCCGCGTCTCACTGGATTGTGGCTTAAAGAATGTCCTCAGTTGAGGCCGGAGCCTTGCCTGCCGCCATCGGTTTTGATTATGATCATTTCTAGAACAAGCAGCGAGAATCTATCGTTAATTCTCGAACGCGCGACGCCATTTGGTGATGGTAATGCCGCCGTTTCACACCAACCGCCACCAGATAAGGGGCTGCAGGATCTAGTAATAAACGAATGTCAGCAGCTAACTTGTTTGCCCGAGAGCTTGCGGGGTCTCACGTCCCTCCAGCGCCTGGACATATGGGGTTGCCATGATCTTGGGAGAATTGAAGATTGGCTCGGGGAGCTCTCCGACCTGCAGTCCTTGACCATCTCGAAGTGCCGCAGTCTCCGTTACTTGCCTGCCCGCAAGATGGCCGCACTTCAGATGTTATCTATCGGGAATTGCCCGCTGTTGTTCGATGCAGACGGACAATTTGTCGACACCAGTGTCGATCACATCAAAGAAGTCTATGTTAATGGAAG TTcttaccggtacaagaaacaAGCGAGCAGCTCACCACAGGAGGAAGAGAGCTCagcgaaggaggagaagaagattg
- the LOC109708582 gene encoding disease resistance protein RGA2-like translates to MAEGIAFELVTGVLGKLGSALGDEIGLLRSFKDDADDLRSNFSAIQAVLLDAEERSSAGKESHALRDWLRKLKDAAYDADDLLDEIRTQQQYPEVQNHQHQPAGKVRGFLSRANPMHLKFKVKMAHRMKALREKIGKIAKQRHDFGLAEAGPLGQAEFKRPETFSVVDEKTIVGRDGDKEEIVNLLLETNSDHDVSVIPIVGLGGLGKTTLAQLAYNDERVTDELVTGQKRFDLRVWVCVSTDFHMKTIAKPVISAAGENCALDNSDAVATCLVRIFSQKRFLLVLDDVWNEDQNKWKELNVVFKNSKKGSKVLVTTRSEKVAEIMKTVKPHRVKGLSDDDCWTLFKRRVFDDGEENYYPSLVAIGKQIVKKCGGVPLAANALGSMMRFKSRTEDAWSAIRDSEIWSLKEEKTILPSLKLSYIQMPSALKQCFCDAPTSQEVTHPRTTPVLARLTLLTS, encoded by the coding sequence ATGGCGGAGGGGATCGCATTCGAATTGGTGACGGGAGTGCTGGGCAAGCTGGGCTCCGCTCTCGGGGACGAAATCGGGCTGCTGCGGAGCTTCAAGGACGACGCGGACGACCTCCGAAGCAACTTCTCTGCGATCCAGGCGGTGCTTCTCGACGCCGAGGAGCGAAGCAGCGCTGGGAAGGAGAGCCACGCTCTGCGCGACTGGCTGCGCAAACTGAAGGACGCCGCCTACGACGCCGACGACCTGCTGGACGAGATCCGGACGCAACAGCAGTACCCCGAGGTGCAGAATCATCAACACCAGCCAGCTGGAAAGGTACGTGGATTTCTGTCCCGCGCTAATCCGATGCATCTGAAGTTTAAGGTCAAGATGGCGCACAGGATGAAAGCGCTCAGAGAAAAGATCGGTAAGATCGCGAAACAGAGGCATGATTTCGGTCTTGCCGAAGCTGGCCCTCTTGGACAGGCTGAGTTCAAGCGCCCTGAGACATTCTCGGTCGTCGACGAAAAGACAATAGTGGGGAGAGATGGTGATAAAGAGGAAATTGTGAACCTTCTCCTAGAGACTAACAGCGATCACGACGTGTCGGTCATTCCGATCGTGGGATTGGGGGGATTGGGGAAGACGACGCTTGCTCAGCTGGCCTACAACGACGAGCGGGTTACGGACGAGCTGGTTACGGGCCAGAAGCGCTTTGATCTACGGGTGTGGGTCTGCGTGTCTACCGATTTCCACATGAAGACGATTGCAAAGCCGGTGATATCTGCAGCTGGAGAAAATTGTGCTCTTGATAACTCGGATGCCGTTGCCACTTGCCTTGTCAGGATCTTTAGCCAGAAGAGATTTTTGCTGGTGCTGGATGATGTATGGAACGAAGATCAGAATAAGTGGAAGGAATTGAATGTTGTATTTAAGAACAGCAAGAAGGGAAGTAAAGTCTTAGTGACCACGCGGAGCGAAAAGGTTGCCGAGATAATGAAAACAGTCAAACCGCACCGTGTGAAAGGCTTATCAGATGATGATTGTTGGACATTGTTCAAAAGACGGGTATTCGATGATGGGGAAGAGAACTACTATCCGAGTTTGGTCGCAATCGGAAAGCAGATAGTTAAGAAGTGCGGCGGTGTGCCGTTAGCAGCAAATGCTTTAGGAAGTATGATGCGCTTTAAGAGCAGGACAGAGGATGCATGGTCCGCTATTAGAGATAGCGAAATTTGGAGTctgaaagaagagaaaactaTTTTACCATCGTTAAAGTTGAGCTACATTCAGATGCCGTCGGCTTTGAAGCAGTGCttttgtgacgccccaacttcccaggaggtcacccatcctaggactactcccgtcctagcacgcttaactctcttaacctcttag